In Pyxicephalus adspersus chromosome 12, UCB_Pads_2.0, whole genome shotgun sequence, a genomic segment contains:
- the STX7 gene encoding syntaxin-7, whose protein sequence is MAYDTRDPMQLAQIISTNIQKITQSTSEIQRIVNQLGTVQDTAELRYQLQQKIQFVNKLAKDTDVCLKNFTSLPADNDQRQRKLQKDRLLNEFSSALTNFQKIQRQAAEKEKEFVARVRAGSRVSGGGGDDGFRDGALVNWNNESQSQVMQEEEMTEDDLRLIEERESAILQLEEDIRGINEIFKDLGMMVHEQGEMIDSIEANVESADVHVQQANQQLARAAEYQRKSRKKICILIVVLVIVAVVLGLIIWGATK, encoded by the exons ATGGCTTATGACACAAGAGACCCCATGCAGCTTGCGCAAATCATATCAACCAATATCCAGAAGATAACACAGAGCA CATCTGAAATACAGAGGATAGTAAATCAACTTGGAACTGTACAAGATACTGCAGAGCTTCGCTATCAATT ACAGCAGAAGATACAGTTTGTAAATAAACTTGCTAAGGacacagatgtttgcctcaagaACTTTACATCTCTTCCTGCAGACAATGATCAG CGACAGAGAAAACTGCAGAAAGACAGACTCTTAAACGAGTTCTCCTCTGCACTGACCAACTTTCAGAAAATTCAGAGACAAGCTGCAGAAAAGGAGAAAGAGTTTGTGGCCAGAGTCCGTGCAGGTTCCAGAGTATCT GGTGGTGGAGGAGATGATGGTTTCAGAGATGGAGCACTGGTCAACTGGAACAA TGAGAGTCAATCACAGGTAATGCAAGAAGAAGAAATGACAGAAGATGACCTAAGGCTTATAGAAGAGCGTGAGTCTGCAATACTTCAACTTGAG gAAGATATTAGaggaataaatgaaatatttaaagatttggGTATGATGGTTCATGAGCAAGGAGAAATGATTG ACAGCATAGAAGCTAATGTGGAAAGTGCTGATGTTCACGTACAACAAGCTAACCAGCAACTGGCTAGAGCAGCTGAGTACCAG CGCAAATCCCGAAAGAAGATCTGTATTCTCATCGTCGTGCTTGTTATAGTTGCAGTAGTTCTCGGACTGATTATCTGGGGAGCAACAAAATAA